In the Triticum aestivum cultivar Chinese Spring chromosome 2B, IWGSC CS RefSeq v2.1, whole genome shotgun sequence genome, TGCCAATTCAAAATGGGAAATTTTGTTTTTAAcatggcaattgctccgcacacggtacAACTAAATGAATGTGTGTGATCCATACTGGAAAGCATATGTCAATCATAGCGGAACCATCGGTGATACACAGCAtatcgcaaacgatttgcagcactactacgtgtgcgtaggggctcaggaaccgtttgtgatatcatgGTATCGCATAcagtgcccaatgtaaaatacaatctcAGTCGTAAATTTTTCAGAAAACGTGTGGGATTCCAAACGGAAAGCACACGTCACTTTTGCCGCAACCTTcagtgatacacaacaaatcacaaacggtttgcagcacttgtatgtgtgcgaaggggctcttgAACCGTTtatgatagaacattatcgcacacGGTAATTATTGGGAAACATAtggatggagtcttgcatggcagacgggttccgtagaaaactcgtgtgcgatggggcacatacCGCACGcaattcatatgttggcccgtgtgccttacatactgtttcccaaatggttcattacaacacaccgtttggtttcactgcgtcatcAGAAATGTTTAATCACCGAttccacacgtgcgaaagaatttagtgtctGCTGCATCGCACACGGGTACATTTTGCAAGGCCTCTCGATCatggctccatatccccgacgatttctggatcgtgtgggaaagacccccccccctatcgcagtcactcacttggcgacggttccaaatgccgtcgcgaaaaggggttaaaaccatttgtatagcacctcgatgtACCGGTGCTCTAGTCACGGCCACCCCATCTGGCTCAACAACGTCCATACTACCCTGATCTTGGTACGACTGGGCACCTCGGGTAGCAAGCCCCTGGCCCAAGGTCGGGCAAGGCGACCAATGACAACCTCGCCGTGACATCCTCACGAGCAAGAAGGCGGCCACACCACACAATCTATGACCAGCTCGTCGGGCCCCAGATCCGGATGGAGCGGGCTCCTTGTCAGCAGCCCCCCAGGACAAGGGGACGCAAGGCGCTGGCCCTCCTGGCTGTGTCGACAACCTCCCAGGACGCCCAACCCCTAGTTGTGCGATGGGTGGCCAGGTGACGTTACCGAACTAGGGTTAAGGGGGTAGAGGGAAGCAAGGGAGAGCAGAGGACGAAGGAAAACCGCTCCGCCATTGCCAATTCGTTGCGAGACTTTGCACGGCGGGGATGACCGGGGGCAATGAGGGAGGAAGGCGGGGTCAGTGGAGACGGGGTGGGGCTCTTCCCGTGTTGCCCCTTGGGGACAACGCGGTGACATGACTGTAAAAAACTTTCATCGTTTATAAATTATGTATTTTGAAATTTGGTTTCTTGCCTATTCAAAAAAAATCCATGTAATTAAGGAATGTTTAACATGTATCCTAAAAGTGTACaacatatttttaaaatacattcaCCGTGTATTTAGAAAAATGATCGCCGCATATttaatgtatttaaaaatgtttgaCATGTCTTTAAAAATTGTTTGTTGTGTATCTAAAAAAATCAACATGTATATTAATAAGTTCACATATTTTTTTAAACAGTTCACCATGTATTTATATTTTTGGGTTATATTTGATTTTTTACATATATTTAATACTCATCGTGTATTTACAAATTTACAAAATGTATGTTCAAAATGTGTTGAACGACTTAGAAAATTATTCACcatttattttgaaaaaaaatatcaaTGTGTACTTGAAAAATGAATGACATATGTATAAAAATATCCAGCatatattcaaaaattgttcaacgagtatatatatataagtatTCAACATGTATTCAGAAAAAGGTCAGCATGTATTGAAAACAAAataaagcaaacagaaaaaggcaaaaaACTAGGAGACAcataaaacagaagaaaaaagtaaataaaatgtCCAATGTGTATCTAAAAAAGGTTTAAAGTCTATTACAAATGCACTaattgtattaaaaaatgttcatacacTAAAACCGGGTGGATTAAAAGAACACAAGTTCAAAATAATCAAAAATGTGAGATAGTAGCCCAAAAAATATATAAACAGAAAAAACTGAAGAGAATATCAAATCTAAAAGCAAACACAAAAGGACAAAAAAACTGCAGAGACGGAAAAAAGAAACCCGGCTCGGAAACTTGCTCGAACTGTTAAAAGGTGCTTCCTATTTCGTGCGTATGTAGCTGGATAGGGACCTACCAAATTCCGGGAGCAACTAGTTAATGAGCGCTCCTTtgggagcctcacaacgatcagcgtCATTTGACGCACTCTGGGTGCTCCCTTCGAATTTgttttttttcgcacgcgtttttgactttttaaacggtttttttcctgtttttccgATGTTTCGGTTTTTCACCGATCTTCCTAAACATTTGGACAAAAAACAATTTCAAAGAAAAAAAATTACGCGAAAAAACTCATTTTTTCCTTTCAAGAGAGTCACGGTTtctgcgagagtcacggccgtgcctctcagaaacgaaataaacatgttttctgttttattttccttccgcaagagtcacggttttgtttccgcgagaggtacggttgtgctttcgcgagagtcatggccatTCCTCTCGAAAGCGGAAAAAAAACGTGgtttctgtttctttttccttccgcgagagtcacggttttgcttctgcgagaggcacggttgtgctttcgcaagagtcacggccatgcctctcggaaacgaaaaaaatacgtgttttctgtttctttttccttccgcgagagtcacggttttgcttccgcaagaggcacggttgtgctttcgcaagagtcacggtcgtgcctctcggaaacgtgttttctgtttttattcctttcgtgagagtcacggttttgcttccgcgagtggCACggctgtgctttcgcgagagtcacggtcgtgcctcttggaaacaaAAAAGACCCGTtgtctcttctttttttcttcttccgcgaaaggcacggttttgcttccgcgagaggcgcgGTTGTGGTTTCGCGGGAGGCACGggtgtgcctctttcgaaaagtGAAAAACCCATGCTCCCTGTTCGgttttttcaaccggtttttccGTTTGTTTCGTCCGTCAAAACCTACcgacatgggatctagttttgaagatctcgacgcgaggaatccaacgatgaaaacggtctgagatttggacgcacggtttaagagataaaatgttttgaataaacggatctacgaaaaaagggaaaactcccgtTACGACAAGTGGCTCAAATGCAGCACGCCACTTGTCGcgaaggtgggagtgatctttgaaATGAGTACTCTTCAATTAACGATTTCGCCAAATTCCCCCTTTGCGCTTTGTCCTCTCTACGGGCCAGGCCATTCTGGCCTTCGCAAGGTTCTAGCACCTTCCCTGCCCAGAACtgtttttcttttatatttttatttgcttcttGTATTTTATTACTTTCCCTTTTCCGTCTTCAAATAAGTGAGCTTTTTTCAAActcatgatttttttgaattccttaagtattttcaaatccatgaatgcgtttttcaaattcatgaatttttctGAAAAATGcgaaaacaaattcaaaattttgaatctatAATTGTTTTTGGAATATGGAAATAatgttcaaattcatgaacatgttttgaaaTCTGAGAagattttttcaaatacttgaagCTTTTTTGAAATTTGGGAGCAATTCatcaagtttgtgaactttttaTGAATCTGCTAACATTCTTTTCGTTGACCATCATTTTTGGAAATTTTGGTAAGACTTTtggaatttgtgaacttttttgggGACCCACTAACACTTTTTGAATCtgtgaacatatttttgaaattttaaccatatttttaaatgcacggaattttttagaattttggcaaatatttttgaaaaatttggaaaatattttttccAAATATTTGATCACTTATGGAAATGCAAGATTTTTTTTTGTATATTTATGGAAATGCAGGATTTGTGATCATTTATGGAAAtttagatttttttgaattctATGACCTTTTGTAAAATTCAGGAATGTTTTCTTTAAATCACAGAACATTTTAAAATTTGGAATTTCTTTTATCATGAATAATTTTCAAATTTTGATATTTTCTAAAATCTCAAGAATGAAGAAGAAATGAAAGACatagaaaaatgaaagaaaaaaacagaGGTGCCCCTGAGCAAGCTGCTGGTAGTCCCAAATCTCCTTACATGTGCTGCCTTGAAGTTGTCATTTAGCAATCAACACAACCACTCTTATGCCAATGTCGCTAAGTGGTCCATAGACCTAGTTGTCATTCTTAGTATTACATTTAGCGTTCTTTGTACCGCCATGATTGGTTATGAATAGATTGAAAATTTCCGTCGAAAAAAAAACTGCTACTGCCGTCACCGTAAACAGGCGCTCAAAACAATGGTCATTCCCAGCTCCCACGCACACAAAGGGAATGAAAGGGATGAGATTAGAAGAGGTGTTGTTCAGGCGCTAGCAAGCCATACAGACAGGCGCGGTTCAGGTTTGAGAGCTTCTGGCCGCGCTTCCCCCGCTTCacagaatgaagaagaagctcaagaggacggCAGTGGACCTTTCGTCAGGATTGAGAGCTTCTGGCCGCGCTTCCCCCGGTTTGAGAGCGTGGCAACGGCCAGTGCAACATGACTGCCCTTTCGTcaggatgaagaagaagctcgagagGACGGCAGTGGACCTGAAGATATGGAGCAGAGCCACTTTTGGGAGGGCAACCATGCAGTTCCACATAGCAAACGAAGTGATCCGTTTGCTCGACCTAGCACAGGAGAGCAGACGACTGACAACACTTGAGATCAACCTAAGAAAGCAACTGAAGCTCAAGGTCCTAGGGTTGGCAGCCATTGAGAGAGCACGGAGAAGGCAAGCTTCAAGGATCACCTGGCTGCGTGCTGGGGATGCGAGCACAAAGTTCTTCCATGCTAAAATGAGGGCAAGACGCAGAAAAAATCACATACACTCCCTGGTTAATGGCAACATAGTGGCCTATGAGCACGAGGACAAAGAGAAGCTGATCCATGATCATTTCCAAAGCAGCCTGGGCCGGCAGGATCCGCGCCAAACAACCCTGAACTGGGACAGGATAAACGTCCCGATGATAAACCCCCAGGGTTTGGACGCTCCCTTCTCGCACGCTGAAGTGTGGGCAGCGATTATCGACTCCCCAGCAGATAAAGCTCCGGGTCCGGACGGTTTCAATGGACACTTCTTCAGATCTTGCTGGCATATCATCAAAGAGGACGTCATGGCCGTTTTTGAAAAATTCTACCACCTCTCTGGGCAAAATTTTGCAAGTCTCAACACTGCCCTCATAGTGCTCCTGCCCAAGAAGAATGGAGCTTCTGAAGTGGGTCACTTTCGGCCGATCAGTCTCATACACTCAATTGCAAAGCTAATATCGAAGGTGCTCGCTTCCAGACTGTCGGGGGCACTTTGTTAGGTCATCTCTCCAGTGTAGACAGCATTCCAAAAAGGAAAATGCATCCACGACAGCTTCCAATATGTTCAAAGTTTAGTAAAAATGATGCTGCGCATGAAGAAGAAGGCGTTGTTCTTCAAGTTGGACATAGCAAAAGCCTTCGACTCGGTCTCCTGGGAGTACTTGTTCGAGCTGATGGAGCGGATGGGATTCCCCCCCAAGATGGCGTGACTGGATCGCGCTGTTGTTATCTTCGGCTGCGTCATCATGCATGCTAAACGGAGTACCAGGGCCGCAAATAATCCACGGGTGTGGTTTCAGGCAAGGTGATCCCCTCTCTCCACTGATGTTCATCATGGCCATCGACCCGTTGCACCACCTGCTCGCGGACGCTGCAGCGGAGGGAGCAATGGCCCCCCTGCCAGGCCGGGGGATCAGCATGAGAGCCAGCCTGTACGCCGACGATGCAGTGATCTTTGCAAATCCTGAGAAGGAAGAAGTGGAAACGCTGCTGTTTTTGCTGAATATATTTGGCGAGTGCACGGGGCTCAAAATGAATCAGGCTAAGTCTTCGGTGATTCCTATAAACTGCAATGACATTCAGCTGTCAGAGGTGCTTGCTAGCTTTGGAGGAAAGCAAACCTCCTTCCCAACAACATACCTTGGCCTGCCCATTTCCTCGAGAAGATTGCGGCTGGTGCACTTCCAATTCATAATCGACTGAATCCGCGCTAGGCTGGCAGGATGGAAGGGCCAGCTCATGAGCATGGCGGGCAGGTGAGTCCTCGTGCGTGCGGTCCTAACTGCACTACCAGTTTTCGCAGGCAGTTCCTCTGGGCGCAGGACGAGAAAATCACCGGAGCCAAATGCAAGGTGGCCTGGGATAAGGTGTGTCGGCCGGTGGGCAAGGGAGGGCTCGGCATTCTTGATCTCCACCGTTTCGGCACGGCCCTACGGATGCGGTGGCTCTGGCTTTCATGGCAGCAACAGCATAGGCCCTGGATGAGCTTCCCCATCCCATGCGACCACAACGATCGCATGCTCTTTGCAGCGGCCACCTCTGTGCAGCTGGAAAACGGAAACACAGCCAGTTTCTGGACAAGTTCTTGGTTGGGATCGACGCCGCTGTGCCAAGAGTTTCCAGCTCTCTTCCTGCACTCCCGTGGAAAGAGCAGAACAGTTAAAGAGGCCCTGACAAATGACAAATGGATTCACGACCTGCAGCACGGCAATACGGACGAACTGGTGATTCAGTACCTGCAGTTGTGGAGGAAGATTCGCAGGGCCAATGTCGCACTAACAACGGAGGAAGATTCGATCACCTGGGTTGCGGGGGGAGGAAGCGTCTATACTGCCAGTGCTGCTTACAATCTGCAGGCTGCAGAAGCTCCTGACCCAGGAATCAAGGCGGCAATATGGAAGGTTTGGGCCCCAGGAACTGTCAAgattttggttggttgcttctccaTGACAGGCTCTGGTGCAATGATCGCCTGCAATGGCGCGGCTGGCCAAACTGCTATTTCTGCGCCCTCTGTCTCAGGAATCTAGAATGCTCCACGCACCTCTTATGGGACTGCTCACTCGCGCGGTCGGTTTGGGAGAAAGCATCCTCCTGGAGTGGATGTGCAGCGCTGCAGCTAGCAAGAACGCCGGGCCACTCGTCGTTGAGGCACTGGAAAAAAACAGTCCAGCTTGCCCCGTCAGATTGCAGGAAAGGTCtgaagacgatgatgatgatgatcgccTGGGAGCTATGGAAGGAGAGAAATGCATGCGTTTTCAACAGAAAACTGCCCAGCGCCGACGATGTACTGCATGCTATCAGAAATACGATCGAACTATGGAGAATGGCGGGAGCAAAATGTCTAGAGCCCCCTTTCGGGGAACACATAGTGAGGAGTTAGACCGAGGGAAATGCAGGCCACCCTGCAGTCCTAGTTCCTTTCCCCAAACTGTAACCATGCTTTCTTCTATATCAATGAAGCCGGAAACcccggatctttcaaaaaaaaaagaagaggTGTTGTTTATGTGCATTTTATGCGGGCACGTGCGTGTGCACGGAGCACACACGCATGCACTGTTAGCAACTCAATTGACTGCACGCTTATATCAAACAAACGTAAAAAACCTCGATCGACAGCCATGATCACTCGCTAGTTGTTACAAACAAACGGCATCGCCGGATGAATGTGTTCCGATCGAGTTAGAGACCAGAGTAGCAGTAGCCCAGGGTAGGGGCGCGCCTTTGCTAAGAGCGaagttttggaggccgagctccctgGAGCTCAGTATTTTGGAAACATCAAAAAActtatttaaaagtttcaaaaaatctaaaaaaattccatCGAAACATATATATATTCCGCAAGAACGTGTTAAATTTTGTTTGAAAATATTGTGATTTGTAGGCTGTACAAAAAAATCAGCcccaacaaaaataataataataataaaataataagtCCATTTAAAACTACGTATTTTCCCTTTTCTGTACGCCATGTGTGAAACTATAATGCTGTGAAATTTTGCACATATGTAGTATACATGTGTAAGTGTGTCCACAAATAGAATCGAAATTTTTCGCGTTGTGAAAATATGAATTTGAAAAACGAGCTCCATGTAGCTCGGGCTCTATTGGCATTTTCCGCGCCTTTGCTCTGTTATGTTCGTGCATATCTCTATATTTATCAGTACTGCGACCTTGGAATGCCATGTTTTCATCGCATTTCACTTCGTTCCAACACCACACACGAGTATGACATTATGAGCCACTCAAGCAGTGATCGGGGCAATAGAAAAAAGACCCAACATCGAATGAAGTCGTTGTTATGCATGCAGAGTAAAATTTTAGTAGAAGGAAGGCTTTTATTATTACTACTACTCAGATCTCAGGGTAACATGCATCCATAGCAGAAGATACATTCTACGGTAGTAGTAGCTCACTCTAGCTGAGTATACAGGCACGCTCGCATTTATTCAGTTATTCTCCCCTGACATCTCCTCCGGTCCTCCTCCCCTCGCCTTCCTCTCGCACGGTCCCGTGATCGGAACTCCTCACGCATGCGCGCATGGTGGCGCTGGCGCCAGGATGGTGTAGGCTGTAAAAATCACGTACGTGGATAAGATGAGCTAGTCCGTGCCAAGAAAATCAGTAATGGAAAAGAAGCAGCATGGGCGCTGGATGCACGCATGCATGAATGCTTACTCCCGCATTTGCTCCCGACGGGGAGGGCGACGCCGGCTTCCCGGGAGCAGCGGACGAGCTTCTCGGGGCTGATGAtccgctcgtcggcggcggtgaggACGCGGCAGATGCAGGGCATGTCCACCTTCCTCACCTCGAGGCGGCAGGGCATGTCAGGGATCACGTAGGGGCTCCCCTTCTTGATGGTCCACTTGCACATGCGGATGACGCTGTCCCTCTCGTCGTAGCAGTCCTTCTCCCCCGCGGCGAGGTCCGCCGCGAACCCGGCGAAGAGCGACGCGAACAGCAGGGCCCGGACGAGGCTGGCTCCGGTGCTGCCCATCTTTGTCGCTTAGGTAGTGTGACGCTGCTGTGCTTGCGAGTGGTGTGCATGATGCTGGCAGTGGGAGCTCGTTTATATAGTAGCCAAGGACCCCCGGTGCACGTACGATCGACGGAGTGGAGACCGGAGAGGTCGACGACCTACCTACCTGGTTGACGGCGGCGCTAGTTGCGTTAAAACGGTGAGCGGCGACAAGAAAGGTTAATGAGCTGAGATCTTCGATCGAACTGCCATTAGGCATGTGTCGCTTCATTGAACTCGGGTCTTGGTAGTGGGTGTAGTGAGCGCCCTGAGGCATCAGGTACATGAACAGATGAACGCAGCTGCAGATGCTACACGTACGGTTGTTCATGGAGGCAAGACAAAACCAACCCCCTTCTTCCATCACGCAGTCACTGAAAATAATCAGCTATTCTAGAATCTAGATTAGCCTCCACCGTCGATGCTCGAAAATGGCGTCATCGCAGAACCAGTGAGGAGGCATCGCAGACAGTTCTATCGTGTATGCATTACACCAACTTTTTTTAGCTCTTCAATGTAAGCAGGTCTCATTTAACGTACAACTCCTAGAAAAAATCTCAAAGGCCATTAGTTATCACCCATTAATGGGTTACATCATAAGTTGTGTTGTAAAAACTAAAATAGATAACGGGGATGAGTATATACTGGCACATATTAGAATCCTTTTTTTACATCTCTGCCCATGTCCGATCTGATTTCACCTACAGCCAGTCGAATAAGACATGAGCATACCCCAGTCTAGGCTAGGATTTGGGCTGGATGTAACGAAACCCGGCTAAACATACCAAGCTGGAGCCCGAACCAGCTAAACATTGGTGTTTTGATTTAATCTATTTTTTTAATGCAAACCTACATAATTATTTTCAACTAAAAACGACTTCCAGCAATTTCGTGCTTTTCCGGGTTTTCAGGCGGGCCGAGCCTGAGCCTGAGCCCAGCCTAGATCTCTCGCTTTTGCGCTTGGTTTGTCTGGATGGGCTGCCCATAATCATGTCTTGGTCGAATTGCCCAATTGATTTTAGACCATAAATTCcaatctttttcttttcttttgagagTGTATAAGTGCTcctattcttcacttatattttttttagcGATTCTTCACTTATAGTGAACGAGGGAGTGGAGCTATAACGTGCCATTGGGCTAGGCCCCAGCAGCGTTCAACCGTCTGGCTCCATTGAGAAATATCTAGTGTCCTTCACTGATAAAAAGGTCAAAAAGATCAAGCACTTCTGCCTCTGAAAAAACCATTTACCGCTTTTTATATTGCTATTAAGAAAATGtttacaaaattttgaaaaatactGTTTAATTACAAAAATGGTTCATGCATACAAAAAATGTCCATGAGTATTAGAAACACGCTCacagatttgaaaaaaaatcatgatttaaaACCCCTTTATGAAaaaaaacaacattttaaatgaaTTTCTATTAAAAAAGTAAGATGTAGAATAACAAATATAAAATGAGCAGAAACCCAAACGAAAACATGGGAAAACAATCTTaatagaaagaaagaaagcaaaaaATGAAAGTAAATATGTgaatttatttttttgcaaaaaagcaACAGAAACACGCAAAACCCTAGCAATAAACCAACAACATAAAAAATCAACCAAAATGGGCCAACCCAAAGTCGCGGTAGGGTGCATCTATACATGGCTTAGAGCGAACCCAAGCTTAGTTTCTGCATCGCTCTTGTATATAGGCCAGGCCCAATATGATGTTTGGTCATTAGATGCTCATTGCGAGCAGCAAATTCGATTATTTGGATCTGATGAGTTTATGTTGTGGTCTCAAACTtttttttgttggtttgattcCTTTTGTAGTTGAGATCTTTCATCGACACAATGATGAAGATATTGTGATCTGACGTCCTGCACTCCTAGGGGATCATCGTTGGCCCAAGTACGTTCATCGATCAAGGTTTTCCATCTTTTTGAATGAGCAACTcaaggcactttcaaaaatcattatTGGTAATATTTGCGCAGGTGAACGATTGACAAAATCATAGCACCAGTCCAATTGCAGCCTAGGCCAAGGGGAGGCAAGGCGCTGGCCCTCGTGCCTATATCGACCAGCTCCCAGGACGCTCAACCCCTAGCGGTGTGATGTGGTGGTCAAGTGACGGTAGCGAGCTAGAGTTAGGGGTAGAGGGAAGCGAGGGGAAGCAGGAAAAATGCTCCGCCGTCCCCAACCCATGGCGAGACTTTGCTCAACGGGGATGACCGTTGGCAGCAAGGGGGGAAGGGCGGGGTCCGTGGAGACAGGGTGGGGCTCCATCCGTGTCGCCCTTTGGGGACGATGCAGTGACATGAGCGATTTTTTTTTCAAACCAAAGTTAAGATGTTAACAAAACGTTCATTGTGTATTAATTATGTATTTTGAATTTTTGTTGCTCAAGTATTCTAATTTTTTTGCCATGTAATTAAGCAATGTTTAACATGTATCCTAAAAATGTTCAAGATATTTTTAAATACATTATATTTAGAAAATGATTGACAGATATTTTATGTAGTTAATAGTGTTGACATGTCTTTAAACGTTGTTTCTGTATATCTTAAAAATTCAATACGTATATTAATAAGTTCACGTATTTTTTAGAAAAGTTCACCATGTATGTAGATTTTTTACTTATATTTGTTCCGAGTTCGAGACCAGAGACCAGAGTAGTAGTAGACCAGGGCAGGCGCGCCTTGCTCTGTTATGTACGTAGTACTACATATGTCTAATTTATCAGTACTGCGAGCTTGGAATGCCATGTTTTTGTCGCATCCACTTCGTTCCAACGCCACATACGAGTATGAGACTATGAGCCACTCAAGCAGTAGAAAAAAGAGCCAACATCAATCGAACGCAGTCGTTGTACGTTATGCATGCAGAGTAGCATTTTAGAAGGAAGGCTTTTATTATTACCAACTCAGATCTCAGGGTAACACGCATGCATGCCATGGCAGAATGGCAGAAGATACATTCTACGGTAGTAGAGCTCACTATAGCTCAGCGCTCGCATTTATTCAGTTATTCTCCCCTGACATCTCCTCCGGTCCTCCTCCCCTCGCCTTCCTCTCGCACGGTCCCGTGATCGGAACTCCTCACGCATGCGCGCATGGTGGCGCTGGCGCCACGATGGTGTAGGCTGCAAAAACTACGGACGTGGATAAGATGAGCTAGTCCGTGGCAAAAAATACTAATGGAAAAGGAAAACAAGCATCAGgcgctgcatgcatgcatgaaagCTTACTCCCGCATTTGCTCCCGACGGGGAGGGCTGTTAGACTTAGAGATAACCTtctttcaaaaataaataaatctttctctctttctttcaaaaaaatagAGATAACCTTGTGTTGTAATCTCAacaaactctctccccctctcgtttaACTTTCTATCTCTGTAAACGACAGCCGTATCCTAGCGATAGTCAATCTTGTACGCCACGGCAGAGGCTTTCTGCCTCGATCAATATATACCCGCGGCTTCCTTAcaagggagtaggaacgcttccatctgacatggtatacagagccatcCTCTTTCCATCTATCTAGCCAGAAGCTCCACCGATCGCCAGAAAATCTATCGATCGCCAGAAAAACCATCCTATCGATCACCCAAGCAGATCGCCATGTCTTCCTCCTCGGCCCCGGTCTCCCTCAACCTCGGAGCCCCTCCCGCCGAGAAGCTCACCAAGGGAAACTTTCTCTTGTGGAAGGCACAAGTGATGCCAGGCCTGCGAGGAGCGCAGGTCACCGGCCTCCTGGATGGATCCGATGCAGCGCCCCCGAAGATGGTGGAGCAGCAGCAGACGAACAAGACAACGCGCATGGTGCCTAACCCCTTGTATGCGCCATGGCTGTCCAAGGACCAGCAAGTCCTCAGCCATCTCCTGAACTCTCTGTCAAAGGAGATCCTCGCCCAAGTTGTGAGTAAAGAAAATACCCTTGATCTATGGACTGCTATTACCACCATGTTTGCCTCGCAGTCTCAATCTCGGATCACGAATCTGAGAATCGCCATCACCGCCACCAAGAAGGGCTCTATGTCAAGCACCTCATACATCGCCCCGATGAAGAATCTGGGGGATGAACTTGCTGCAACAGGCCGCCCCATCTCTGACCCAGAGATGGTGGACTATGTCCTTGCCTGGCTGGATCGGGACTATGATCCGGTTGTAGCAGCCATTGGCGTCGTCAAGACTTCCATCACCGTCGATGATCTCTTCGCTCAGATCGCCGCCTTCGACCAGCGAATGGAGATGCTGGGTGATGGCTCCGACGCCCGCTTCAACACCTCCGCGAACTTGGCGTACAGGGGGCGTGGCCAGTCGCGTGGCCGTGGGCGCGCACGCGGCAACAGAGGCCGCGGCCGTGGGAGGCGCTCGCCCTCTCTTCTCCAAGCAACAGCAGCAGGCGAGGTGGTCGTCcccaacagcaacagcagcagtgaCCATTGCACCGGGACTATCCCGAGTGCCAAATCTGCCTCAAGCATCACCGCGGGGGGCGCCCGTGCGTGTTGGGATCGCTATGAGGAAGATGAGTACGAGG is a window encoding:
- the LOC123042016 gene encoding uncharacterized protein, with protein sequence MGSTGASLVRALLFASLFAGFAADLAAGEKDCYDERDSVIRMCKWTIKKGSPYVIPDMPCRLEVRKVDMPCICRVLTAADERIISPEKLVRCSREAGVALPVGSKCGTYTILAPAPPCAHA